Proteins encoded together in one Miscanthus floridulus cultivar M001 chromosome 16, ASM1932011v1, whole genome shotgun sequence window:
- the LOC136510790 gene encoding uncharacterized protein, protein MSTSESRTGGHFSVRGFAAVLKPDPFDGKNFLIWKAKMELWLAAMSCYHVSEGKPANLPPEDEAKFKADDNLFRGKELWDALVGKFGVTDAGSELYLMEQLYDYKMIENRSVVEQAHEIQKKNSRFRKYKKKKNQNKQENTTKPVQTAQFKKKNNNKRDGGCFVCGSEQHWAICNSPEWWMDSGANIHVCADVSLFSSYQVKRSGALLMGNGSRAHVLGVGTVILKFTSGKTVPLKSVQHVPSIKKNLVSASMLC, encoded by the exons ATGTCGACTTCGGAATCACGGACgggagg GCATTTTTCTGTCAGAGGTTTTGCTGCTGTATTAAAGCCtgatccttttgatggtaaaaacTTCTTGATCTGGAAAGCTAAGATGGAATTGTGGCTCGCTGCAATGTCATGTTATCATGTCTCTGAGGGCAAACCTGCTAACTTGCCTCCTGAGGATGAGGCTAAGTTTAAGGCTGATGACAACCTCTTTCGAG GAAAAGAGCTGTGGGATGCACTTGTGGGAAAGTTTGGAGTTACCGATGCTGGTAGCGAGCTGTACCTCATGGAGCAGTTGTATGACTACAAGATGATTGAGAACCGATCtgtagtggaacaggctcatgagattcag AAGAAAAACTCTAGATTCCGCAagtataaaaagaagaaaaaccagaacaAGCAAGAGAACACAACTAAGCCTGTTCAAACAGCACAGTTtaaaaagaagaacaacaacaagagagatggaggctgctttgtttgtggcagtgaacagcactgggcaa tatgtaattcacctgagtggtggatggatagtggtgcaaatattcatgtgtgtgctgatgtttctctaTTTTCTTCCTACCAGGTCAAGAGGTCTGGCGCCTTGTTGATGGGAAATGGGTCGCGTGCtcatgttcttggtgttggtacggtcattctgaagtttacttcgggaaagacggtgccattgaagagcgtgcagcatgtgccctccattaagaagaatcttgttagtgcaTCTATGCTATGTTGA